The proteins below are encoded in one region of Polynucleobacter sp. AP-Nino-20-G2:
- a CDS encoding antitoxin Xre/MbcA/ParS toxin-binding domain-containing protein, translating to MALAHQMQPISSPASVLAKAVIRVADRLQISHALLSRVLGLSPPTITRLYQGGYEIKEGAKEWEFSLLFVRLYRSLDSIVSDDQIARQWLNSDNLGLHAKPIALIVTTEGLVRVVQYLDSSRGIV from the coding sequence ATGGCTCTAGCACATCAAATGCAACCCATCTCCAGTCCAGCAAGCGTCTTGGCTAAAGCGGTTATTCGAGTTGCGGATCGATTACAGATTTCACATGCATTGTTATCTCGGGTATTAGGGCTTAGCCCCCCAACCATTACCCGTCTCTACCAAGGTGGATATGAGATAAAAGAGGGGGCAAAGGAATGGGAATTTTCACTCCTTTTTGTGCGTTTATATCGATCCCTTGATTCGATCGTGAGCGATGATCAGATAGCGCGTCAATGGCTCAATAGTGACAATTTAGGTTTGCATGCCAAGCCCATTGCCTTAATAGTAACAACGGAAGGATTGGTACGTGTCGTTCAATACTTGGACTCCTCACGCGGTATCGTCTGA
- a CDS encoding RES family NAD+ phosphorylase, translating into MSFNTWTPHAVSSEAFPWKEKVWRIVEAQHIASTMKLVDGLEEQQTLESLLEASKPSFRPGTASLDYLFATPFRYHPKRGGSRFRSEIDPGVFYGAQSIRTAGAELGYWRWRFLKDALELNCLGPIAHTVFSCDPSCHAVDLRLPPFSEDARVWGDSSQYLNTQEIARVARKADIQAIVYESVRDKNPSWCVAILDPDVFRTIKPKIDEQSWFLSVNHAAVTLRSQSEAYTFSTSPWVEGG; encoded by the coding sequence GTGTCGTTCAATACTTGGACTCCTCACGCGGTATCGTCTGAAGCATTTCCCTGGAAGGAAAAGGTTTGGCGAATTGTGGAGGCTCAACATATTGCCTCGACAATGAAGTTGGTGGATGGCTTGGAGGAGCAACAGACTCTGGAGTCATTACTTGAAGCTAGTAAACCTTCTTTTCGGCCAGGAACTGCAAGCCTCGATTACTTATTCGCAACCCCATTTCGGTATCACCCAAAACGAGGGGGATCTCGATTTCGATCGGAAATTGATCCAGGAGTTTTCTATGGCGCCCAATCTATTCGAACTGCAGGTGCAGAGCTTGGATATTGGCGCTGGCGTTTTTTAAAAGATGCTTTGGAATTGAACTGCTTGGGTCCTATTGCCCATACGGTGTTTTCTTGTGACCCATCTTGCCATGCCGTTGATCTGAGGTTGCCCCCTTTTTCTGAAGATGCCAGAGTCTGGGGTGATTCTAGTCAATATCTCAATACACAAGAAATTGCTCGTGTAGCAAGAAAGGCGGATATTCAGGCGATTGTTTACGAATCTGTTCGAGACAAGAATCCATCATGGTGTGTCGCAATTCTGGATCCAGATGTTTTCAGGACAATAAAACCAAAAATTGATGAACAGTCTTGGTTTTTGTCTGTTAATCATGCTGCAGTCACCTTAAGGAGTCAGAGTGAGGCTTACACCTTTTCAACGTCTCCATGGGTTGAAGGTGGGTAA
- the cobA gene encoding uroporphyrinogen-III C-methyltransferase — protein sequence MTTSTLGKVYLVGAGPGAADLITVRGAKLLEQADIVFHDALVDSAMLELCPQAIKVPAGKRCGMLSSAQHFINKRLIDAAKKYQVIVRLKGGDPMMFGRADEEIQALKDHQIEVEVVPGITAALAGAAAIQQSLTLRGVSRSVAFVTLAQATEGTENVASKSEEKRNQLLRNKPLQNPTADTLVYYMGRKDAAKIAQQLIQGSPNQTADTPVHILEAVSTQNERHWSSTLGELSKGKADQWFDGNSPALIMVGEALREKQQTKNQAIELQSPSTKVNDGLQDSEIITNSRRSA from the coding sequence ATGACAACTTCTACTCTCGGTAAAGTCTATTTGGTTGGTGCCGGCCCTGGCGCCGCTGACCTAATCACCGTGCGTGGCGCCAAGTTGCTCGAGCAAGCAGATATTGTGTTTCATGATGCGTTGGTAGATTCAGCAATGCTAGAGCTCTGCCCTCAAGCGATTAAGGTGCCTGCAGGAAAACGCTGCGGCATGCTATCTTCAGCGCAGCACTTCATCAATAAACGACTGATTGATGCCGCAAAAAAATATCAAGTAATCGTTCGCCTCAAAGGGGGTGATCCCATGATGTTTGGTCGTGCTGATGAAGAGATCCAAGCACTCAAAGATCACCAGATTGAAGTGGAAGTTGTGCCTGGCATTACTGCCGCATTGGCGGGTGCAGCAGCTATTCAGCAATCACTGACATTACGGGGCGTGAGCAGAAGTGTGGCTTTTGTAACCTTGGCACAAGCCACTGAAGGTACGGAAAACGTAGCAAGTAAATCAGAAGAAAAACGTAATCAATTACTACGTAATAAACCCCTACAAAATCCTACTGCAGATACTCTTGTGTACTACATGGGACGCAAGGACGCTGCCAAGATAGCGCAGCAATTAATACAAGGTAGCCCTAATCAGACTGCCGATACACCAGTACATATTCTGGAAGCAGTTAGCACCCAAAATGAGCGTCATTGGTCTAGCACTCTAGGCGAGCTCTCGAAAGGCAAGGCGGATCAGTGGTTTGATGGGAATTCACCAGCATTGATTATGGTTGGCGAAGCTTTACGAGAAAAGCAGCAGACAAAGAATCAAGCAATCGAGTTACAAAGCCCTAGCACCAAAGTCAATGATGGCTTGCAAGACAGCGAGATCATCACCAACAGCAGGCGTAGCGCTTAA
- a CDS encoding calcium:proton antiporter, giving the protein MTNLLNQTWFIVLMGAILIGAVLSAVHHAEVIAHKTGEPYGTLVLSISVTIIEVSLIIAMMLAGHEGSEFIARDAVFATVMIVINGVIGLCIFMGGFKHYEMSFRNEGTNSALAVLTALATFILVMPIVTTSTPGPDFTKSQLAFAGIASFALYGAFLFFQTVSHRDYYLPKAEDQKVDSDTHADKPSNLKTSISVVLLLISLAVVVGLAEALNPAIEAGVKAAGAPKTVVGIAIAMLVLMPEAYAAVRAARANRLQSSLNLALGSALASIGLTIPTVAAIAIFFNLPLSLGISSLNMTLMYLSFFIGALTLAIGRTTLLQGVVHLIIFFEFLFLSLVP; this is encoded by the coding sequence ATGACAAATCTACTTAACCAAACCTGGTTCATCGTCTTGATGGGTGCAATTCTCATTGGGGCCGTACTTTCAGCAGTTCATCATGCCGAAGTGATTGCGCATAAAACCGGTGAGCCATACGGCACATTGGTCTTATCCATTAGCGTCACCATTATCGAGGTCTCACTCATCATTGCCATGATGTTAGCTGGTCATGAAGGTTCTGAATTTATCGCACGCGATGCCGTTTTTGCAACCGTCATGATTGTGATTAATGGGGTGATTGGTCTATGTATCTTCATGGGCGGATTTAAGCATTATGAGATGTCATTTCGCAATGAAGGAACAAATTCCGCATTAGCAGTACTTACCGCTTTGGCGACATTCATTCTGGTAATGCCGATAGTGACAACGAGCACACCAGGGCCGGACTTTACAAAGAGCCAGCTAGCATTTGCTGGCATTGCCTCCTTTGCTCTATATGGCGCCTTCTTATTCTTCCAAACAGTAAGCCATCGTGACTACTATCTACCTAAAGCAGAAGACCAAAAGGTCGATAGCGATACACATGCAGACAAGCCAAGCAATCTAAAAACTAGCATCAGCGTAGTTTTATTGCTAATCTCGCTTGCTGTGGTGGTGGGTTTAGCTGAAGCGCTCAATCCTGCAATTGAGGCTGGAGTAAAAGCAGCGGGCGCACCCAAGACAGTGGTGGGCATCGCCATTGCGATGCTAGTGCTGATGCCAGAAGCCTATGCAGCGGTGAGAGCTGCTAGAGCCAACCGTCTGCAAAGTAGCCTAAACCTAGCCTTAGGCTCGGCCTTGGCCAGCATTGGACTAACCATCCCAACAGTAGCGGCAATAGCCATCTTCTTCAATCTGCCATTAAGTCTGGGTATTAGCTCATTAAATATGACCTTGATGTACCTGTCATTCTTTATTGGCGCCTTAACTCTGGCAATTGGTAGAACCACCCTACTGCAAGGTGTGGTGCACTTAATTATCTTCTTTGAGTTCTTGTTTTTAAGTTTGGTGCCTTAA
- a CDS encoding DUF934 domain-containing protein codes for MNKQIISFPKDGKPTLIANEWQVWDGERDEGGIPDLEHGFHKVLVPFHWWITHHKNTDVINRASKGEIGVWFAADDDILKHADIIEAGKALWPVVGAHFPIFRDGRSFSTAALLRDRFDWQGEVRAIGDVLIDQLLQGARVGFDAFELRPDQKLDVAPKQFDLFSVVTQNSWRDQRATIATA; via the coding sequence ATGAACAAGCAAATTATTTCTTTTCCAAAAGACGGCAAGCCCACCCTCATCGCCAATGAATGGCAGGTTTGGGATGGCGAGCGTGATGAAGGCGGCATTCCAGATCTGGAGCATGGATTCCACAAGGTATTGGTGCCATTTCATTGGTGGATTACTCATCATAAAAACACTGATGTAATAAATAGAGCAAGCAAAGGCGAGATTGGCGTTTGGTTTGCTGCTGATGATGACATCCTCAAGCATGCTGACATTATTGAAGCGGGTAAAGCCTTATGGCCCGTGGTTGGTGCGCACTTCCCTATCTTTAGAGACGGCAGAAGCTTTAGTACTGCAGCCCTCCTCAGAGATCGATTTGATTGGCAAGGTGAAGTTCGTGCGATTGGGGATGTCTTAATTGATCAACTCTTGCAAGGCGCACGAGTGGGCTTTGATGCTTTTGAACTGCGTCCGGATCAAAAGCTCGATGTTGCTCCCAAGCAATTCGATCTTTTCTCAGTGGTAACGCAAAACAGCTGGCGTGATCAACGCGCAACGATTGCGACAGCCTAA
- a CDS encoding sirohydrochlorin chelatase, giving the protein MNTKAIVLFGHGARDVRWREPFDRLASLWKAQHPSTPVELAFLELMEPNLEQAIASQVAAGATEVVVVPVFFGQGGHLRNDFPVLLSACREKFPGVTLSATPAVGDDLAVLQAIIDFGARAL; this is encoded by the coding sequence ATGAATACGAAAGCAATCGTCTTATTTGGTCATGGTGCCCGTGATGTGCGTTGGCGCGAGCCTTTTGATCGCCTGGCTTCGCTCTGGAAAGCGCAACATCCTAGTACTCCTGTGGAATTGGCCTTTTTGGAGCTCATGGAGCCCAACCTAGAGCAGGCGATTGCTTCGCAGGTGGCTGCTGGTGCTACAGAGGTGGTGGTTGTGCCTGTCTTTTTTGGCCAAGGCGGCCATTTGCGCAATGACTTTCCGGTACTACTCTCTGCCTGTCGAGAAAAATTCCCCGGGGTGACTTTAAGCGCTACGCCTGCTGTTGGTGATGATCTCGCTGTCTTGCAAGCCATCATTGACTTTGGTGCTAGGGCTTTGTAA
- a CDS encoding nitrite/sulfite reductase codes for MYKYDHIDQTLVDQRVAQFRDQVERRLNGTLAEEEFRPLRLQNGLYHQRHAYMLRVAIPYGLLSAKQLRTLAFIADKYDRGYGHFTTRQNIQYNWVELEQTPDILAELAKVEMHAIQTSGNCIRNITSDAFAGVAGDEYIDPRPICELLRQWSTLHPEFAHLPRKFKFAINGAKEDRTVLLCHDVGIELKKNPEGELTADIYAGGGMGRTPILGSLIKQDVPWQVLPSYLTALLRVYNRFGRRDNLYKARIKILVKALGPEEFARQVEGEWAQLHNASKNSKDNFTQAEWDRVAKHFTKPSYKSLTAVDNEQLAARFTADLDANEKIAFTRWLERNVKPHQVPGYASVILSLKPHGTAAPGDATSAQMNAIADLSDQFSFGELRVTHEQNLVLADVEQAELLNLWRAAKQQNLVLPNIGLLTDIIACPGGDFCSLANAKSLPIAKAIQERFDDLDYLHDLGGITLNISGCINSCGHHHVGNIGVLGVDKDGEEWYQITLGGEQGNDASIGKVIGPSFYANEIPDVMTSLINTYIEQRTGDEPFIDTYRRLGVTPFKEAAYKNALNKNDAKHSKGATA; via the coding sequence ATGTATAAATACGACCATATTGACCAAACCCTTGTAGATCAACGGGTTGCCCAATTCCGAGACCAGGTTGAGCGCCGCCTCAATGGCACCTTAGCCGAAGAAGAGTTTCGCCCTTTACGCCTGCAAAACGGTTTGTACCATCAGCGCCATGCCTACATGTTGCGCGTTGCCATTCCTTACGGCTTATTAAGTGCCAAGCAATTACGCACCCTCGCCTTTATTGCCGACAAATACGATCGTGGTTATGGTCACTTTACGACCCGTCAAAATATTCAATACAACTGGGTGGAGTTAGAGCAGACCCCCGATATCTTGGCCGAGTTAGCCAAGGTCGAGATGCATGCCATTCAGACCTCAGGCAACTGTATTCGTAACATTACGAGTGATGCCTTCGCAGGGGTTGCTGGCGATGAATACATTGATCCAAGACCCATCTGCGAGCTACTGCGCCAATGGTCCACCCTGCATCCAGAGTTTGCACACTTGCCACGTAAATTTAAGTTTGCAATCAATGGTGCTAAAGAAGACCGCACTGTCTTGCTTTGCCATGATGTTGGCATTGAACTGAAGAAAAATCCCGAAGGTGAACTCACTGCTGATATCTATGCGGGCGGCGGCATGGGTCGCACCCCGATTTTGGGTTCATTGATTAAGCAAGATGTTCCTTGGCAAGTGTTACCCAGTTATCTGACTGCACTATTGCGCGTATATAACCGCTTTGGCAGAAGAGACAATCTATACAAAGCGCGTATCAAGATCTTAGTAAAGGCTTTAGGCCCAGAAGAATTCGCACGCCAAGTGGAAGGTGAATGGGCGCAGTTACACAACGCAAGCAAAAATAGCAAAGATAACTTCACTCAAGCTGAATGGGATCGTGTTGCGAAACACTTTACTAAGCCAAGTTATAAATCATTAACAGCTGTAGACAATGAGCAGTTAGCCGCTCGCTTCACAGCAGACTTAGATGCTAATGAAAAAATTGCCTTTACCCGTTGGTTAGAGCGCAATGTCAAACCGCATCAAGTGCCTGGCTATGCTTCAGTGATCTTGTCACTCAAACCCCATGGCACCGCCGCTCCAGGCGATGCAACTAGCGCCCAAATGAACGCCATTGCTGATCTCTCTGATCAATTTAGTTTTGGTGAATTACGCGTTACTCACGAACAGAACTTAGTGCTGGCAGATGTTGAACAAGCGGAATTACTCAATCTCTGGCGTGCTGCCAAACAGCAAAACCTCGTGCTACCAAACATTGGCTTGCTCACCGACATCATTGCATGCCCAGGTGGTGATTTCTGCTCATTGGCTAATGCCAAATCCCTGCCCATTGCTAAAGCAATTCAAGAGCGTTTTGATGACTTGGATTACTTGCATGACTTAGGTGGTATCACTTTAAACATCTCTGGCTGCATCAACTCTTGTGGCCATCATCACGTTGGCAATATCGGCGTTCTTGGTGTAGATAAAGATGGTGAAGAGTGGTATCAAATTACTCTCGGTGGCGAACAAGGCAATGATGCCTCCATTGGCAAAGTCATTGGGCCTTCTTTCTACGCCAATGAAATTCCCGATGTGATGACTAGCCTCATTAATACTTATATAGAGCAACGCACTGGTGATGAACCCTTTATCGATACTTACCGCCGTTTAGGTGTAACACCCTTTAAAGAGGCCGCCTATAAGAACGCATTAAATAAAAATGATGCTAAGCACTCCAAAGGGGCGACAGCCTAA
- a CDS encoding amidohydrolase family protein, with the protein MQTSNLNSSMPVFDAPLCQAPDAEIRSPKIAFPAGAVDCHAHVCGPASQFPYAKERIYTPPDATLEQYEHLLNMLGIDRAVLVQPSVYGTDNRAMLSALSLNPSKFRGVAVLDQNISDTELEQMHQLGVRGVRCNIVDVADKSAGLPIKALRELAQRIQPFGWHLELLMHANEFPDLEKTFENFPVDLVFGHFGYTHAKHGVQDKGFQGLLGLLRNAAAWVKMTGPYRIGDGDLPYADMRPFNEAVLLANPRRLIWGSDWPHVMVKKKMPHDADLCDLFGSWVSDPVLRKTILVDNPCILYDFPAIG; encoded by the coding sequence ATGCAAACATCGAACCTCAATAGTTCAATGCCAGTATTCGATGCTCCACTCTGCCAAGCTCCCGATGCAGAAATACGATCACCCAAGATTGCATTTCCAGCGGGGGCGGTAGATTGCCATGCCCATGTATGTGGGCCAGCCAGCCAATTTCCGTATGCCAAGGAGCGCATCTACACACCACCAGATGCAACACTTGAGCAATACGAACATTTGCTCAACATGCTGGGCATTGATCGTGCTGTTTTGGTTCAGCCCAGCGTATACGGAACAGACAATCGTGCAATGCTCTCAGCGCTATCACTAAACCCTAGTAAGTTTCGCGGTGTAGCGGTATTGGATCAGAATATCTCCGATACAGAATTGGAACAGATGCATCAACTGGGCGTTCGTGGGGTGCGCTGCAATATTGTCGATGTTGCTGATAAGTCTGCCGGCCTTCCCATCAAAGCACTGCGAGAACTGGCGCAACGTATTCAACCCTTTGGTTGGCATCTAGAGTTACTCATGCACGCCAATGAATTTCCCGATCTTGAAAAAACTTTTGAGAACTTTCCGGTAGATTTAGTCTTTGGGCACTTTGGTTATACCCATGCAAAACATGGAGTTCAAGACAAAGGCTTTCAAGGTCTATTAGGGCTATTACGAAATGCAGCGGCATGGGTCAAGATGACCGGCCCCTATCGCATTGGTGATGGTGATTTACCCTATGCTGATATGCGCCCTTTCAATGAGGCTGTGCTCCTCGCAAATCCAAGGCGCTTGATTTGGGGTAGTGATTGGCCCCATGTGATGGTGAAGAAGAAAATGCCGCACGATGCAGACCTATGCGACCTTTTTGGATCTTGGGTAAGCGACCCCGTCCTGAGAAAGACGATATTAGTTGATAACCCCTGTATCCTGTATGACTTTCCTGCCATCGGCTAG